CATTTTTTGATAGGCGAAAACATGTCATGGTTGCTTGTAGCTATAGGATGTACGCATTGAGTTTGCATACATGTTGAGTTAGCATACACATTGagattacacacaatcttgaaatttggctcatttgtagtactgcttgacctgctaacaaTGTTTCGAAATCAAATAAATGCCTGACACAGTATTTATGGTCAATCAAAATTTGGACCATACTTTTATGAAGCCATAAAGGCACAATATCCATTACAAATTTCCCCCAAAttttaatggagccaaaccacacatgtctgttgttgacacttacTATCACCACAAatcatctgattggctgaaatgtttattCTCAGACACTTTCCTGTTTTTAGAGTCcagtacatactatagctattACCAAGAATATATAATGGGGAAATaatccccattatatactcttgctacaaataatgtaatagGAAATACAGTATATGATGAACAGTGTTTGAATCCATGGTTAGATGTACTGGACTTTCTCTATGTATGCATAGTTAGTCATGCCTATAATGCTGACAGAGAGCAGAAAAACTTCGTGAATTGATCATATTGTAAGGGAATGTCTGGTTTCCAACCTGACCATGGCCTTCACACATTGTTATTCCTGTGTACAAGTAAAGAGTTTCACTGTACATTGTAGTAACTGCAGTTTAAAGTGAATTACTTTGAGATTTTagattctaataaagcagtcaagagtTTTGTTTGATGTAAAAAAAAGTTACTACAGATATTTTTTCAATTACAGTTAACTACGAACTGCCCCCCTTTCCCTGCAGTATTGTTGGATGCTAATGTGCAACAGTTTAAAGCCATATGCCCATAGTGACCACTGATCTGCACACATTTGTGTCACACATGAGCAAGAAATAAATACACGAAGACCAGGGTCTATTTAATAACAGTAATATATATAAGTTGGTGaatctctgactgttctattaggatgttCAGTAACTTTTGAGAATCCTTGTGCTACAATAAGTAGGCCATATCTTCATTGCACATCAGATGAGGTTGGTCATGCGTAATCAAACCTCAAAGAAAAACCCCATTCAATCCCAATTGTATTCCAATACACAAACTCCCAGAGCACAACACTTTGTGTGACTTTTTTCCTAACTGAAAAGCTAAGAAACATGCTACATTATGCATTATGTACTTTGACAAAATGTGAATTTCTTCTTCTAGTAGTGccatttttggttgtgcaatcaCACATGGCAATATGTGATAGGGGTGGTATGGTTCCCAAAATGCAACCATCTGGCAGTTATAAGCTCTTGATCACCACAAATTAATGAATCCATGGATTCTGAATATGGAACCAGAAatgcacacacacgtacaaTGGTACAAAATTGGTGGCTACGAGGGATGTGATAAAATTTTGAGAGTGACAGTTTTGGTTTGTGATTATTTTGCAGTTGTGGATCTCTTTGCAATTGTAGCCATAGGTCATACAATGAGTGGTGGTTAGTGCTTACCCCAGTAAATTTTTGGCTCTTCCCATGAAAAGCTTTTGGCATCGTATGCACTGAAGGAGGAGTGGCCCTAAATAACAATTCCATGTTAGCTCAGCTAGTCATAGCATGTTAGAACCATCTCACCCATATGATTGTGAAGTTGTAGCATAAAATGGACTCTTCGGCTTAGTATTGTACCCTTCAAACCATTCTGTAGACCAATAATCACTAATTGTACATACCAGAAATATGATTTACCTGGATTATCAAATCTCGCTGGAAGGTTCTTAGTATGATAGACGTCTGAGGTCTTCAAGGGCTGAATTTGTTCCTGTTGGTCTTGTTCTTGCTGTAAAATATTAGAACGACTTTAAAAATAAAGTGCTAATTACGACACAACACGTAAATTATCAAAGTAATCACACAAGAAAACCAGTAATGCTGTCACTATTGTTACTTACTGATTCGCTGTTTTCAGCCATTACCGCGGGTATCCGTCACGAAGCCATTTTTATTTGGTTGTGTTGCCTAGTGACAGTCGGCCATAGCAACCAGGTGTGTAGGCTCCTTGTTGCACATTTTAACACGCGGGACCGCCACAGCAAACAAGGTACtgcaaattgattgttttgtgTAGGGCTGTTGTATAACGAAGAGTTGCTTGCAGAGTTCACGTTGTGTTTTGTTCGTGCACAGATGACGGCGTTAAAGAACCTTGCTGCTGACACGCAGATGCAAAACTTCTGGACAGAAGCAATAAACAAAGAAGCTAACGTGAGATTTGAGTGGCAGTTGCGATATTCTAAGGAGTTTGCCAAGGGTGCTGTCAAGTCTCACCCCAAAAAGAAGGTAATGCAACTGAACGATTCCCTCTCCCAAAGAATCAAGGAATTGGAAGGGTCTGCAGTGCACACGTCACCCACACCATCTCCCACTAGCATAAAAAGCTCTCCTAGAGCTAGTCCTACCCTTGTTGATATGAGCCCAGCTAACAGCAATGTGCGTGGATTACTTTACGATGGGATAAGCCGTCATGGAGAAGGCCGGTACAATTACCTTAGGAAAAGACTAGAAGTACCACCAGATAGAAAATATTGTTTTCCTCTTTTGTCATCGATGAATTATGGATGGAAGATCCTTGACTTTGTCACACTGAAGCCATCTTGTCATGGTCGTACTGCCATCGTGAGGGATACCTTCTACAAGAGCAGTGGTGTTATGTTGGCTTGATATTTGTTTTGTATattgattatttatttatttgatgTATTTTTTCTATAAAAGGTTTGGTTTCTGACTTTATGCTGAAGCATCAAGTACATTTTAATGGGTGGTGCTCATCATGCAGTTGTGTCTATCAATGCAATTTAATTAGCCCATTTCTGTAAATCCACAGATAGCTGAGGCAGAATCATAGATACTCTACCCATGCAAGGGGAATCATTATTAAATCTGTGGTCTATGATTGGAGTTCAGTGTCAATTTTGCATAAACATCTGATAATATTGcaatgactgtactattagagttgtttactactctaCCGATGTAAGATTAGAAACTTCTGGAGGGGGCACACTTGCACGTAAGCATGTAGTTGTACAGAGGCCAAAGGTGGGCTTGACTGGGGCTGTACAGTGTACACTGCTCTAATACCGGTATCTATGACCTACAACCTGAAGTGTAATTAAGCACCTGCGCTTAACATATACATAGTTGTCAAACCGTTGCAAACTGGGTGCGATACAAGCTTATAGTTACGCTCCCCTATGGTAGCAGTGAATACTGTTCCAGTCCCGTGAAAGACAGACAAAGAAGCACTATCAATGCAGTGATTTACACTTTGAAAATGAAATAATAAAGGTCAATAGCAATGCGTAAAGGTGGATGCTGAAAAATGGCAACGGAGATATCCACCTCTGATCTTATAAGTGATGTTACCACCTCGAATACTAATAAACTGAAAGTTTCTCCAAGAGACAGCAATTTGGAAGACGATAGTGGTATAGGACGATCACAAAGTATGAACCCGAGTGATGTCTACTCGGAAGATCCTGGTATGAGTTGCTCAGTTAATTTGTCGTAAATTTATCACGTGGTCTCATGGGTGATCTGTTATGTCTTGGTTAATGTTTCCATACATGTATAATGTACAAACCATAGCTAGAGAATGAGTGCACATGATGATGTAAATATAAGCCAGgaacaagggggtgacacacaggcactcactgtaggtagatctgcgactgcaGTCAAAATCTTGACCAgccaaaattttgctttgacctgtgactaagagcctttttcgatCTCTGACCAGTGATTTAGTgatgatatttcagtactttttcgattgtgggttaccgTTGACTTGGCatgattttggtggccttgaccttagactttgaccgcggtcgcagatctacctatggtgagtgcctgtgtgtcaccttGAGGAAGGATCAAAGCACATTGTCACCATTCACATAGTATAGTCTAGACCTTCTTTGTCATATATGAGCAAATTTTcataaaatttcattgtttgACAAGTGATCCTACTATTTATTGAAACTGTAGTTTCCCATCCTATAGTGTGCTTGGTCCTTATCCTGGAGGCTTATAAAATCTCGATCCTGAAGGGATCTCTAGGCCATGAAACTGGTAGCTAGCAGCCACCAGAACCATTCTTTTTTTCATTGTGCTATTTAGCAATGCAGCAGCACAGAAGTGTTTTTAGAAAAAAATATATTATAATGACAATAATGGTGGGTTATGGGTGGACTACAGTCTCATTTGAAGTGGCCTATCATTGATGATGAACTGTGAATCAGCTTTTTATTCCAAATGTATTGTTATACCAAATGTATTGTTGTACCAAATGTATTGTTATACCAAATGTATTGTTATACCAGCATGCATATGGAAGCAAATTAGTTTGTCCTACCATCCATGGACCATTATGGCCCATCTTTGCAGCTGCAAATTCAATCTGGGACAACCAATTATACAAATCTTCTCATTTTAATTTTAGATTTACCTATCCAGTATATTGACACCCTTAAGATATCTTGTGGTCCAGAAGGTTGCCAACACAGCTGGGATGATCATGGATTTAGTATCAATATACCAAGTGGTGCTGTACAGCAAGGAACTGAAGCCTCTATCACGTTTGGTGTCAGCATCTCAGGAAGATTTGCTCTCCCTCAAAACATGACATTGGTGTCTGCAGTATTTTGTGTGGATGCATATCCCAAATGTTTTGAAAAGGATGTGGAAATAAAAATTCCTCATAGTTTGGAGTTGTCAGAAGAATTGTCTGAACATGTTTCATTTGTCCGAGCTTCTTTCAACACATCTTGCTttgattttaagaaatttcCGGGTGGTATTTTCAAACCAGGGCTAGAATATGGTGTGTTATCTACAAAAAGTTTCTCTTTTTTTGCAGTTGCTGTAGATAAACTGGGTACTGGCTTACAGAGCATTGTTGCTCCCATTATCAGAGCAGCAACTGTACATGTTTGTATACCAGAAAACCGAAGTGTTCCAGTGTGGCAACTGTATGTCTACGTGTCCCTGAGAAGCCGCAGTATGCGCAAGGTAAACAATGCATGAACTGTTGTTGTTTATGTATTTGTGTTGATAAAATAGCATATCAAAGAATGCAATAGCGATAGACTACCTGGGGAAGTCATGATGGAGGCATTAAAGATACGATACTCTCGTACTCTTTCTGTTCGTTTCACAGACACTACTAACAGTGGGTGGAGCATTTCTGAACGTACTCCAAATCAGGTATACAAAGTAATTGAAAtattaaagtattaataatatcAACAGATTTTGTGGGAAGACGTGGTTGACTACTCACGTAGTCCAGAATATCCTCCCTACATAGCCCTGGAAATGAAGAACTCAACAGGGAGTAACACAAGCTTTCCTGGTTGTAAGTTAAGTGTAGTAGATGATGCCGGCAAGGAACTTACATTCTGTCAACTACCAAGCAACACAACAACTGATCATCTTGAGTCTCACCAAGGTAGTGTGTAAACTGTCATACAATATTGGATGTATCTGTTATTAGGTGGAGGTTTAACCATGGAGGTATTGGTAACTAAAGTGGTCCCCAGACTGGCCAGTCATTGGGAACAGATCGGCTATGCTCTGGACCTGGACAAACGTGGTGACATAGTGACCATCATCAAACAAGATTATCCTCGTTCTGTTGAACACTGTTGCCAAGAACTGTTCCACAGATGGTTAAGCAGTCCTGGTGGCAAATCACCAAAAACATGGGATACACTTTTGAAGATAATGTCAAATATTCCAGAGCTCACTGCTGTTAAAGAAGAACTGCAGAAAGAACTGCAAAATAACAGTAGCCAGTAGTTAATATTATTAAAGCCTGTACATACATTTAATGTGTACCTTATTATTGTGTAGCAGATGTGGTAATAGAAAAAATATTGCTGTTAATTGGTGACATGACAACCGCTAATTTCACACTAGCTCTAACACAGATAAGATGGTTTTACACTTATCCAAAGAACAAGAGCTTTTTGTCAGGAAGCTAATAGTACAGGATCCATGCCAGGTGGATGGGTTGGCAACAGTGTTATGGGACAGTATTAGTTACACAGGATTGAATGATGCTAGCAACTCATTTGGAATACACTTCACCAAGGGACCAAAGGCAGAAGTTATATTGTGGGAGAAAGATAGTTCCATTAAGCTGCCCAGGCAGGCTTTCCTTGAGGTATTAGAGTTAACAGCAAATTATACTTTAATGGATGCTGTTAGCAAGAACAAGGATGTCAGTAAACTTAGGAGAGCACTAAAACACCTTAGAGAAGAAATTTCTCGTCTCAAAAGCTTTGGTGACTCATTGCAGTATTGTTTTGCAACAGAGAACTCCTTTGAAAATGCTGACGAGTCTATAAAAGCTATAGAAGGCTCACGATTTGCCTGGCTGGAAGGACTAAAAGATGTTTCCGAAGACCATCGTGCTAGCACAAGAAAACCTGAAATGCCAACCAAGCCACAGCCACTACGAGGAGTGGAGGGTGCCCTGGTGGGTAGGACACCATATCAAACTGGCAAAAATGGTCTATTCTCTACCACTATAAGGTCAAAATTGAAAGCAATCAACATTTTCCGTACTATCCTTGGTAAGGAAGACTGCACAGAAGAAGAAGTAACACCACCAGAACAATGAACATATGTAAAAAGAGCAATAAAAATTTCATTGTAAAAAACTGCAttaatatgtaataattatgctCATGTGGTGTACTTGTGATGTTACTCCGTCCAGAGCTCTTCATTATCAAGTATCAGTGACTGTGAGGAAGTATTAGCTAATTCAAGTTCTTTTTTAGAAATTGCACTGGTGTACTTTTTTTTCGACTTCTTTTCTGGAATCGCACTCAATGCCTTGTCCAGTTTTCTCTTAGCCTTCAGTTTTTTGGTGGTGGTAGCTTGAGACTCTACAACTACAAAGACAACATATCAGTGATCAATAGTAATTCCATACCATCGGTAGCAAGCTGAAATTTCTGCACTGATGTTTTGTCAGTCTTACCTGTTGCTTCATCACTGTCGCTAACTGAGATAAAGTAATGAGTTAAGATGGCGGTTAGGTTGAACACTGGCTTACTTTTCGTCTTGTCACTTGGAACAGCTTCAGATGTACTCGTAATATTCTGAAGTAGCAGATGCAGCAACAGCCAATACTAACACACATATGCATTACCTGCCCTTGTGTCTGCTTCTTACTACTTTTCTTTTTAGGTATAACCTTAAGCTGCTTTGTGTTAACTTTAGGTGGCTTCCCTTCACTTCTTCCCTTCTTAGTTGTTGGAGTTACATCAAAATCACTGTCACTACTAGTTAAATCACTATCAGTGTTAACAACTGGAATTGTTTTTTTCTTGCTGGAATTAGCTGATGGCAAAGTGTCAGCCTTTTTGGCAGTATCGTTGATAGTCACAGGTGCACTTTCGTTAGATTTTGTTTGTGCAGTAACAACTGCTGCTAAAGTATCAGCTGCCTTTACCTGAGTACTGTGCTTAGCCTTGTCCTTAGTTGATTCTGTATTTAATGTAACTAATGAGCTACCCTCCAAAGGTTCTGGAATTAGGTTGACAGAACAGTCAGTTTCTGAGGCATCACTTTCCTCTTCATCTTTTCTCACAATTGTAGTGGTTTCTTTCACTTTACTTGTCTTTGAAACTGACCCAATACTCAGATGTGTAAAGGGACTCTTCACTACAGGTGAGCCAATCTGAACAGCTAAAGTTAAAAAAATGAAAACCCTCTGAAAAGGAGCTCAGACCACCTACAACTGATTGTCTACACATATACAAGGAGGTATAACTCCAATAGCAACTGTACAATTGTCAAAGTCAACCAACAAGGCCAATATATTTTTTAATGAATTTCTAAGGCCAGTTAAAGTTGTTTCAGCAAGTtgtacacacaaaaacacagcAAGAAAAATTGATCTTGACTATTGTACAATAAAGTGGCTATTGGAGGAGTGACAACGTCCCCTTGCATATGTTTAATATACCTGTGCTGATATTACTAGAGGCTGGAACACTAGATCGACTGGATTGTGGAGTTACTGGGCAGGAAGGTGTCGACCACTGGGCTGAGTATTTATCTAGTAGTTGTGACTTAGTTAGTGCGAACAAGGTGTCCACGTGATCGAATACAAGTCCTACTTGATAATCATCAGATACCAAATAACCACGTCCatcttgtatgtgtgtagccTCGCCTTCTTGACTATGTAACAAGATGGAATTTTTCTCAGCAAAGAGAGAACTGAAACTCACGATTCACTTCGATTTTCTAGCGCACCGGTAAGTCCCGCGTACACACGTGTAATTTCTTCTTTCAGATCCGCTATGGTACTTAATGGAGATACTGCGACCTGTGTATAAGCCTATTACAGTAACCATCAGCTGAACATGCTCACCAGAAATCTTGTGTCGCAGAATGTTACCCCTAAACGAAGCGGCTTGAAGTCCATACCCAGACACGTGGTCTGCAATTCAAACTTAATACCACAAGTGAAATTTTTGTGTGTGCACACGTGATCCTGTTAGCTATCTAACTACATCGTCATTTCTTTTCCGTTTCTTGCCCCTAGGCGCCTTCACTGCACGTGAATCGCAACTCCTTGATTTTCTTTTACCATCAGTAATAGCCATATCCTCAAACTGATCCAGCTGTGGTAAAATAATAGGGTGTGGTTTACACTTGAAGAACTGCTCACTTTATCATTACTGCCGCTCAGTAGGTTAACCTCTTCATACGTATCAGCCTCCCTGTATTGTAAGATATATTATTTAGTAAAACATCACACTGTTATTGTACGTTGGTGGGGGACAGATGCGTAGCAGAAAGCAGTGGAGATCTCTTGTGAGGTCTTGATGTTCCTTGAGCAGTGACAATGCTTGTTGTCTTAACTACAGAACACATTTTTACTACAATAGTATGTATACTATATTACCTGGTCCAGTGGAAGGTCTGGTTGGTCTAATGTAGCTAGCATATCATCAAATTTCTGTGGAC
The Dysidea avara chromosome 7, odDysAvar1.4, whole genome shotgun sequence genome window above contains:
- the LOC136261708 gene encoding piercer of microtubule wall 1 protein-like; the protein is MAENSESQEQDQQEQIQPLKTSDVYHTKNLPARFDNPEWFEGYNTKPKSPFYATTSQSYGATPPSVHTMPKAFHGKSQKFTGYYGKFGMYRNHSLNTEVDKTIV
- the LOC136261706 gene encoding protein SPMIP1-like; this translates as MTALKNLAADTQMQNFWTEAINKEANVRFEWQLRYSKEFAKGAVKSHPKKKVMQLNDSLSQRIKELEGSAVHTSPTPSPTSIKSSPRASPTLVDMSPANSNVRGLLYDGISRHGEGRYNYLRKRLEVPPDRKYCFPLLSSMNYGWKILDFVTLKPSCHGRTAIVRDTFYKSSGVMLA
- the LOC136261693 gene encoding uncharacterized protein encodes the protein MATEISTSDLISDVTTSNTNKLKVSPRDSNLEDDSGIGRSQSMNPSDVYSEDPDLPIQYIDTLKISCGPEGCQHSWDDHGFSINIPSGAVQQGTEASITFGVSISGRFALPQNMTLVSAVFCVDAYPKCFEKDVEIKIPHSLELSEELSEHVSFVRASFNTSCFDFKKFPGGIFKPGLEYGVLSTKSFSFFAVAVDKLGTGLQSIVAPIIRAATVHVCIPENRSVPVWQLYVYVSLRSRSMRKHIKECNSDRLPGEVMMEALKIRYSRTLSVRFTDTTNSGWSISERTPNQILWEDVVDYSRSPEYPPYIALEMKNSTGSNTSFPGCKLSVVDDAGKELTFCQLPSNTTTDHLESHQGGGLTMEVLVTKVVPRLASHWEQIGYALDLDKRGDIVTIIKQDYPRSVEHCCQELFHRWLSSPGGKSPKTWDTLLKIMSNIPELTAVKEELQKELQNNSSQ
- the LOC136261696 gene encoding uncharacterized protein isoform X1, translated to MDFKPLRLGVTFCDTRFLVAVSPLSTIADLKEEITRVYAGLTGALENRSESQEGEATHIQDGRGYLVSDDYQVGLVFDHVDTLFALTKSQLLDKYSAQWSTPSCPVTPQSSRSSVPASSNISTAVQIGSPVVKSPFTHLSIGSVSKTSKVKETTTIVRKDEEESDASETDCSVNLIPEPLEGSSLVTLNTESTKDKAKHSTQVKAADTLAAVVTAQTKSNESAPVTINDTAKKADTLPSANSSKKKTIPVVNTDSDLTSSDSDFDVTPTTKKGRSEGKPPKVNTKQLKVIPKKKSSKKQTQGQNITSTSEAVPSDKTKISDSDEATGKTDKTSVQKFQLATDVVESQATTTKKLKAKRKLDKALSAIPEKKSKKKYTSAISKKELELANTSSQSLILDNEELWTE
- the LOC136261696 gene encoding uncharacterized protein isoform X2, with translation MDFKPLRLGVTFCDTRFLVAVSPLSTIADLKEEITRVYAGLTGALENRSESQEGEATHIQDGRGYLVSDDYQVGLVFDHVDTLFALTKSQLLDKYSAQWSTPSCPVTPQSSRSSVPASSNISTAVQIGSPVVKSPFTHLSIGSVSKTSKVKETTTIVRKDEEESDASETDCSVNLIPEPLEGSSLVTLNTESTKDKAKHSTQVKAADTLAAVVTAQTKSNESAPVTINDTAKKADTLPSANSSKKKTIPVVNTDSDLTSSDSDFDVTPTTKKGRSEGKPPKVNTKQLKVIPKKKSSKKQTQGQNITSTSEAVPSDKTKISDSDEATVVESQATTTKKLKAKRKLDKALSAIPEKKSKKKYTSAISKKELELANTSSQSLILDNEELWTE
- the LOC136261696 gene encoding uncharacterized protein isoform X3, with translation MDFKPLRLGVTFCDTRFLVAVSPLSTIADLKEEITRVYAGLTGALENRSESQEGEATHIQDGRGYLVSDDYQVGLVFDHVDTLFALTKSQLLDKYSAQWSTPSCPVTPQSSRSSVPASSNISTAVQIGSPVVKSPFTHLSIGSVSKTSKVKETTTIVRKDEEESDASETDCSVNLIPEPLEGSSLVTLNTESTKDKAKHSTQVKAADTLAAVVTAQTKSNESAPVTINDTAKKADTLPSANSSKKKTIPVVNTDSDLTSSDSDFDVTPTTKKGRSEGKPPKVNTKQLKVIPKKKSSKKQTQGQNITSTSEAVPSDKTKISDSDEATGKTDKTSVQKFQLATDVVESQATTTKKLKAKRKLDKALSAIPEKKSKKNH
- the LOC136261696 gene encoding uncharacterized protein isoform X4, which translates into the protein MDFKPLRLGVTFCDTRFLVAVSPLSTIADLKEEITRVYAGLTGALENRSESQEGEATHIQDGRGYLVSDDYQVGLVFDHVDTLFALTKSQLLDKYSAQWSTPSCPVTPQSSRSSVPASSNISTAVQIGSPVVKSPFTHLSIGSVSKTSKVKETTTIVRKDEEESDASETDCSVNLIPEPLEGSSLVTLNTESTKDKAKHSTQVKAADTLAAVVTAQTKSNESAPVTINDTAKKADTLPSANSSKKKTIPVVNTDSDLTSSDSDFDVTPTTKKGRSEGKPPKVNTKQLKVIPKKKSSKKQTQGQNITSTSEAVPSDKTKISDSDEATVVESQATTTKKLKAKRKLDKALSAIPEKKSKKNH